The DNA sequence TCTGATCCTTCCTAACAGTTTCCTTAATTTATCCAATAAATATTCAGTACATCCCTTCcataatttttaaggaaattcACTCTGAAATCAAATATTGTTGATTTCCTCCAGTGTCTAATATGATATGCCATGAAATTTCATCAGTTTTCATTTGAAAGATCCAATAAAGGTGTAAAGTTGGGACATCAAAAAGTTATATTTCATCATTAGTTAGACAATTCTGGAAGCAAAATATATTGGGCTGCATTTGGTTAAGGTTGGAAGCAGCAAGATGTCATAGAAGCCTTAGGAAGTGCCAATGTGAAAAGTTTGTAGCAGgtgagcaagaaaaaaacaagcagaaaaaaggCAGGAATTTTAATGTTTGAGAGTGAGTATTGTGCAACTAGACATGGAAGGTAAAAGAGGAACAAGATTGCACCATAAGTGTCTATACCTAGCATCTGGGAGTTTGGTAATTATATTCATTAAAGCATTGGAATAGATTATGAGTCCAGTTTTGAAATATTAACCTGAAGTGGAggtagaattttatttttgtgtaagACATTCAGCACTGGATATATTCTTCTGAATTTCAAAGATAAGCTACATAGTTAGAAGCCATGCCATGTAGGCACAAGTTAAAATGAGTAAATTGGTGCTGAATAAAAGCAAATACACAGTCAAATAGTAAAAAACATGAGTCACATGACAATAAAGCGTGAAATGAGAAATAATGATCATTATGTCagtgaaatatataaagaaaaagaaagaaaattgcagcATAATTCAGACAGTGCTGTTATATAAATGCTAGGAATGCATTCATCTTCAACTGTAAGTTACGTTAAACCTGATGTACAGGGGCTTAAATAAATAAGAGTTAATATTTCTCACATTacaagaaatgagaagggaaacaATTGCTGGCTTTTGTTAGGTGGCTCAACATGCCCTTTTGGCCCTAACCTTTTCTAGCTTTTCACTTTATCATTTCAGGTTTGTAGGCTATAGAATATCATGATTTCTGCATTGTAAATATAACATTACTATTAAATGCCAGAGAAAGGGGTGcaggaaaattattttctctaccCGAAGATTAATTCTTCTATTCAGAGAGGAAACTCTCCAATAGGTGACACTGCTTTATGGCTCATTAAACAGTTCTGGGTCACATGTCCCATCTTAGGCCAACTCATAACCAAGTGAAAGGGCATTAAACTAACTGATTCAGAAAAAATCATGTTTCATCTGCTTGGGCTGTAATACAGATACTTACTGCTAAATGGAGAGCTTTTTAACTTACAAcctaaaaaatataatttattggaAGCCCTGGGAATGGGAATGCTTTTAGAAAAGTCAAGAAACCAAGAATACAGGGAGTTATAGaaacaaatcaatgaaaacaGTGTCAAATCATGAAGCACGATCAAGGGAAATAATTATGGAAAAGCAAGTTTTGAATGGAATTGTCAAAATCCAGAgttgcttttcaaaaaaataaaaaggatgtgGAAATGAAATTGCTTTAGCttagtgaatgaataaaaagtgAGAAAAGCTTCCCAATCAAGGGTTGGGCAGAGAAATAAGTAAGTAGAAATGAACACAAAATTCAGAGATTTTGTTTGCCTGGAAAGAAATTTGAgtcataaaaaaatgaagaaagtttcATTGATGAATACTTATGGAAGGTCAAGGGATAATTGAAGGAATTGTTGAAGTGCATAATTTTGGGGATAAAAGTGAAGAGAATGATGTCTTATTAATCTGAATACAACTGCTAGCTCTGATACTGGATCACTCTTAGAttcagtcttcatttctaaaatgagtcTAATAAAACTGTATCTGTTATGGAAATTTGTGAGTTTTAAAAGAGAATGTGCTTAGTAAAATCTCTTGCAAGAAGGaaccatttaataaatgttatctATTACTTTGATAATTAAATACACTAGTAATATCTTTATTATTAGCATTCTACTGTTTGGCATGTAGGCCATCATTTTTTGGCTAGGTACCCGTCCTTACAAGATCTTTGttgttaaaatatctttattctaaatgatataatttataatattataaataatgtattaATAAATTACTAATAATATCTTTATTAGTCATATCTTTAAATGCCATCTGTAATTACTAACTTGCATTAAATCATGAATCAAaatttttttggagaaaatggCACAATAGTAAAATGTGCCATAAGCCATACATTAGGAAAAATCTAaattagggaaaaggaaagtaATCAACACTTTTGGCCTTATAATCTTTATTTACCCAGTGAAATAAGAAATTCAGCCAATGAGAAATAAGTAACAGTGACAGAGTCAGTGTGAAGGCAACGGAAAAAGCCTAGGCTTACAGTGGTGGGAAACACCTAAGTAAATGGTCACAAAAAAGTTCTTAGAAATTTtggaaggactttttaaaaaaaagatctgctAATGCTATAAGAGGAAAAGCAAACTTATTTGACTCTATTTATGATGTCCATTATATACACAaacataaatatatcatatatctATCCCttgaaaaaataacagaagaaacaggaaatctaTTTTAGTGCTATTGATACTGACTGTAGCACATGTTCTGAACTCAGATCATTTGAAATTCAGCTCTTTGGTACCAGACAATGGGTGGATTAAATGACACTGTGGTTTCTGAATTTGTGTTGCTGGGACTCTCTACATCTTGGGAAACTAAATTTTTTCTCATGTTGATATTCTCCTTACTCTATTTTGACATCATCCTGGgaaatcttttcattttgtttttggtgaTTCTTGCTTCTCACTTGCATTCCCCCATGTACTTCCTATGGGCCAACCTGTCCCTCATTGATGTGGACCTTTCCTCTACCACAGTCTCCAAGATGATCAAAGACCTTTTACGTGAATACAAGATGATTTCTTTTCAAGGTTGCATAACACAGATATACTTCATTCACATCACAGAAGGAGTGGAGATGATGCTCCTCATAGCCATGGCATTTGACAGGTACACGGCAATCTGCAAGTCTCTTCACTACTTAAAAATCATGAGTCCTAAAACATGTATTTCATTTGTAGTCACTGCCTGGGTAACTGGGGTGAGCCACGCCATGTCtcagtttgtttttgttataaACTTGCCATTTTGTGGCCCTAATGAAATAGACAGCTTTTACTGTGACTTCCCCAGGATCATAAAACTTGCACGCACAGATGGAGCCAAATATGAGCTTATTATTGCTGCCAACATTGGGTTCATGACCATGGGCACCTTTTTTCTGCTGATTTTTTCCTATGTCTTCATTTTGGTCACCGTCTGGAAACATTCTTCAGGAGACTTATCCAAGGCATTTGTCATTTTGTCAGCTCACATCACTGTGGTTGTTCTTTTCTTTACCCCATGTATATTTCTCTATGTGTGGCCTTTCCCAACATCATCACTTGAAAAATACCTGTTTATTGTTGACTTTGCTATCACACCTGTCTTGAATCCTGCCATCTATACATTAAGGAACGAAGACATGATGATAGCAATGAAAAGATTAAGGAAAAAGGGATGGTTTGCACAGTTTCGCTGATCAGAACACTTTCTGgagttctaaaattatttttcccccaCTGCCTGTTTGATACCTTCACTTAGGCATCCTAAATTTGATATGTCCAGAACCTGAACATTTCATCTGCTCCATAAAACTGTTTTACTACTTCTATGCAATCTTTTCTTAATACCTTTATTAACCTTGGAAATTGTACTATTATGAAAGAATTATATGAGAGCCGGCAGAAATACCTACTAAATAATATCTTATGATTAAAATTGTGACCACTTatcaaataatgaataaaatgacATCCCTTCTGATTTTCATAAGGTCTGAAAACCAACTGGAATACTGCTTTGGTGAATGTTAGGAATCTTCACTTTGAATGGTTATTCATGTAGAACTAATAGCattacataggtattatagattGGATTTCCTCAAAGCAGAGCCAGAGACAAAATTTCATTGAAGGTAATTACGTGTAAGCTATTTCCTGGATGCATCAGTAAGTAGGCAAGAAAGTGATACAGGCAAGGGAAGCATGATAAGCGTAACTGGGATGAAAGTTTACCGTGGGTCACTGAGAAACTATACAGCTATCATAACATAGATTTGTCTCAATGAAAGGGTAGGAAGTTAGGGTATTTCTTTAGTTTTACGGGGCTTATCTGGAACTTTATCCCCTGGCATATCCAGCCTATCTGACTCTGGAGATTTAGCATATTAGAAAAGTCAATACAAACTATCAGACATGATTCTAACAGTAGAGAGCCATGTCCTTGATTTGAAACAATATATGCAAAGATATATGAGTGAGGTGATATGAGTGGCAACTGAAAGTACTCCCATCTCTTAAAACCACACAGGCCCATacttttctaggaacttgtccatttcttctaagttgtctagtttgctagatatagttgttcatagtatcttctcattatctcttttatttttgcaagttCAGTATCATCTGCTCTCCCAGTTATGATGTTATTCATTTGGATCCTCCCTCTTACTTTTTATCAGCCTAGCTAAAGATAcctcgattttattgattttatcaaaggaccaatttctggtttcgttgattttctcaa is a window from the Tamandua tetradactyla isolate mTamTet1 chromosome 14, mTamTet1.pri, whole genome shotgun sequence genome containing:
- the LOC143655397 gene encoding olfactory receptor 4F15-like, which gives rise to MGGLNDTVVSEFVLLGLSTSWETKFFLMLIFSLLYFDIILGNLFILFLVILASHLHSPMYFLWANLSLIDVDLSSTTVSKMIKDLLREYKMISFQGCITQIYFIHITEGVEMMLLIAMAFDRYTAICKSLHYLKIMSPKTCISFVVTAWVTGVSHAMSQFVFVINLPFCGPNEIDSFYCDFPRIIKLARTDGAKYELIIAANIGFMTMGTFFLLIFSYVFILVTVWKHSSGDLSKAFVILSAHITVVVLFFTPCIFLYVWPFPTSSLEKYLFIVDFAITPVLNPAIYTLRNEDMMIAMKRLRKKGWFAQFR